agaaccccatactgtagcccctcgggaaaacctcggcagggagctcattccacagtcgaagcgtacgcgggaggaaattcctcttaaaccgcacagtacgcgaccatttaggtgctagggtgtgaggatgaacaccctgccgatggcgagcggtgcggtgatagaaagtggccgttggcatcatgtcaaacagtatTTAGTTTTTAGATCTTTATTTAAGTATCTGTTTTCACACCATTTGAACATGTGATTGAAATATAAGTTTTGAAGTAGAAAaacattgttatttaattttttgtgatttttcgtaagatttttgaattttacttaaaaaattcattaaaaatacaaaaaaaaattattacttaataacttataaatcacattttcaaataatGTGTAACCacctagttaaataaaaatttaacaaaactCCGCTTCGCCGATTAGTGTAacccgttcgaattaaaaaaccgcaaatcgatgtacaggttagccgtttggcacacgcatactatcaaaacaaaaacaatttttttttacgggaattttttttaggaactgcggttcaaaaattttgttttgacctctagtatgcgtgtgccaaacggctaacctgtacatcgatttgcggtttttctttgtaattggggtcgagaGGCTTCTTTAGGCTAGATGACATGTCTTGTTTTCATCTTCAGCCACGGAGCTCGGCGCCATGCTACAAGACCTAAGCAGGGCAAGCCTTGAGGTGGGATTAATAATGAACATGTCTAAGACCAAGCTCATGACTAACAACCTAATAAGAAAAGTGGTAGTGGATGGAGAAGAAATGTCATATGTCCAtgaatacatatatacctaggtcaaatagtctctttccaggcAGGATAGGACAAGGAGGTCGCAGGACGAACCGAAAGTACCTGGAAAAGCTATTGGTCTATGAAAGAGCAAATTAAAGAAGAGGTATATGAAAGCTCATAAACATGTGTATTCTTCCCATCCTGACCTACGGAGCACGGACTTGGTCCTTGGCAAAAGTTTAGAAATCCACCCTCAAGGTTTTTCAACGCTTCATGTAGCGTAGTATTCTCGGCGTGAAGTTGACCGATCGCATCAGAAACACTACACTACGCTCCTAAACTCAATTAGCTGACGTGGCTGAAACAGCCGCcaagctgaagtgggactgggcgggacacgtTTGCTGTATGCCAGATGACTTGTGGGCTAAATCAACTAATTGGGCCCCACAAAATCCAACCCGAGGTCGTGGCAAACCTCGACGGCGTTGGCGAGATGACCTATACGCCTTTGACAGGAACTGGTGGGAGACGGGTCAAGACCGGGATACGTGGAAAGGAagaagggaggcctttgcccagcagtggactATTCGACagatattaaaaagattacctACTGCTATCTGAAGTCTTCGCTTGGCCAGGTCGAACGGGTAAGTCGCCGTTTTAGAGACGAAGCCGGCAGTCGAGCCTGCGATACTTGATGAGATGAGAAGCTGCCTGCGAAATTATACATTAGTTATTACTAGCCTACTAACTACTCAGTACTCCTAGCCTAGTCAGGAGGTCCTAGGTTCTAATCCTGgtaatttgtgtgtttatcacgaatatttgttctcgagttatggatgttttctatgtatataagtatttagaaTGTATTGTATAtgtcgtcgtctagtaccctcAACTAGGGTTGCCACACGTCCGGATTTGTccggacatgtcaggatttttgaacCTCTGTCCGGATGGCGGCCGGACTTGGCAAGTGTCCGGATTTTTAGGAAAGACCTCACGATACAGTACACCGCAGAGCGCAGCGCGTCGCCGGGGCTTCGTTCAAGCTAGGCCAAATCTCTGTTACAAGAAATGTCCggatttttagggtgatgtcaggatttttatcaggacataagccttattgagcttactgtgggtgTGAGACTAGGTTGATCAGTGTTAAATTGTTCTATAAGACCtatattatttactaaattGTATTCAATTCAATCTTTGGGTTTGGCTCCATCGATGATCTGtcgatgatgacgatgatgatccACGTGGCatagaattaatatttcttgatattccgggttccgtacccaaagggtaaaaacgggaccctattactaagactccgctgtccgtctgtccgtctgtctgtctgtcaccgggctgtatctcatgaaccgtgatagctagacagttaaaattttcacagatgatgtatttctgttgccgctataacaacaaatactaaaaagtacggaaccctcggtgcgcgagtccgactcgcacttggccggttttttaacttcAACTCAGTGCCCATGCctatattattaaaagttactttgtctttgccgcctttttctcaGCCTCCGTTTGCCCAGCGTCCTCCATATAATCCAGGTATTCCACGACAAGGGGCTGCACGAAACGAAATACCGCGAATGTTATGCCCACTTGTGGGCCCATCTGGGGACAACGAAACTGGTTATAATGCTTATCAGATTATACAGTCATGGGtgatttttaaacagttttttacaAAACACGCCGAAACACCCCAAAGAAACACCCcgtgtttttacattttcggatccgatatcggatgtcggttATCTTTGGAGAAAAACAGCTGCTAGGAAACGCTCTATGGCATCAATACCTTTTATTTTTGCGTTAACGATTGCTCTTTAACAACAAACAATCatatacaaaaatttaaaaaggcaCGACATTTTGCTTCTTTCGACATCTGacacttataaaattaaaaataatagttaaatCGTCAAGCtattcaaatacaaaaattctgCTCCAGAATAATACGCCAAACGATTAGAATTCCGCCGCGGGCGTGAAGTCCGCGGCCTAACAGCGCTTTGACCATACTTGCATGAGCTAATTGGTCAGGCCCTCGAAGAAGGCCAGTATACCGCCTCTGCCGTACACTTCGCGCGTCTTGCAACACTCCACCATATTCCGTCTCCGCTCGCCGCCCCGCTTTCCGCGCCGCCGGTCGCGAGCGTCCAGTCCGTGGCCTAACAGCGTTGAGCATACCTGCATGAGCGAAGCAGTTAGACCCTCGTAGAAGGCCAATATACCGCCTCTACGGTACACTTCACGCGCGCCTTGCAAAACTCCACCATATTGGGCCTGGacacaaaaatattacttcATAGACGTGGCGGCGATCAGGTTAAGCAGATTCGGCGAATTATTCTTCTTCTATCTTACACATTCTTCTGTTCGCGAAAATGCTCATTACAAGTGAACGTTCAAGTCTATCAGCACCTTaaaggccacttgcaccatcccggggttaagcggttaaacggCTAACCCAgtctcaaattgtactggtaacgatggtccaggtttaaccggttaaccccgggttagtggaatggtgcaagtggccgcTCTAAGAGGTATGGattttttaggaaaaaaaattacacgctATGGAATTCCGCAAAGTAAGGCAAGATCGAAACGATCGACACTGGAAATCCCATATCTACCTAGCTAGGGATTAGTATTAACTAATTTACCTATCAATAATCATAATACCTTGACGACCATCTGCCGAACGCGGATCACTTCAATGGGCGACACCAGGGTGGCGCTCGCGCACCCCGCGAATATGCCGCACATGAACAGCAACACCTTCCTACACATACACACGCATTTAAGTAACCACACTGAGAACGCCCACAGGTTGACGCAAATGATATtatgaaaaaaccggctaagtacgagtcggactcgcgcacgaagggttccgtaccattacgcaaaaaaacggcaaaaaaatcgctcaccaagggttccgtaccattacccaaaaacggcaaaaaatcacgtttgttgtatgggagccccacttaaatatttattttattctgtttttagtatttgttgttacagcggcaacagatatacaacatctgtgaaagtttcaactgtctagctatcacggttcatgagatacagcctggtgacagacagaccgacagacggacattgAAGTATaattaagaactattatataatctgtggtataaTGTTAGAATGTATATGTATTAGATTAGTATAAGTACTTGAACTGGGGACTTGTGTACTGGCTGGCATAGTTCTCGACAAACTTGGTACTTATTTCATAAGCGTGAAACTGCGATGCCACCGACAGGATGGAGTGTAACTGAAACAATAATCTTATAATACCTTTAAAGTTTAAACGAGCAatccttgtataaatatatatcggcgatctcggaaacggctctaacaatTTCAATGAATttcagtacgcaatacacggtcgccgtgaacgctgctcgaactattagtgcttgagaaaggagacctaggctctccgaaacatgtcgcgcgagtgactaaaacaagtgagtctaaaccgtaaaatgattcaatgttagtatgtctcacaacagtttaaattcgatgaatttcaatgaaatttactatatgggggttttcaggGGCGAAGAATCGATCTAGCTaagtcttatctctgggaaaacgcgcatttttgagcttttatgttttccgagcaaatctcggtctcccagatattaatcATTTACAAGCTAGGTAGCCCCAAAAATTTACGAACAACTTAAACCGATTACGGTTTAAAGTTTAAACCATTTAACGTAAaaaaacggtcaagtgcgagtcggactcgcgcacaaatgGTTCcgtacgtttgttgtatgggagcccggcttaaatatttattttattctgtttttagtatttgtcggcaacagaaatacatcatctgtgaaattttcaactgtctagctatcacggttcatgatacagcctggtgacagacggacagacagacgacgtacagcggagtcttagtaatagggtcccgtttttaccctttgggtacggaaccctaccaAACCTCTTCTTTCCGTCCAGCGCTAGTTCCGTTAGACATTCTCCGAAGGGGCATAAAGCGAGAAAATTAGAAGGATACAAAAGATATgccgcgccgcgcgaaactttcGACGGAATatatattgacgaccggtctggcctagtgggtagtgaccctgcctgtgaagccgacggtcctgggttcgaatcccggtaagggtatttatttgtgtgatgagcacagatatttgttcctgagtcatgggtgtttttctatgtatttaagtatttatatattatatatatcgttgtctgagtacccataacacaagcatccttgggcttaccatgggacttagttaatctgtgtaagaatgtcctataatatttatttatttatagcggacggatttttaaatttttcatttgaGAAGACGAAGACTATACGGACAAGTCAGaagcgaaatgaacgcgcgagTGACAGCTGCTCTGCtattatgattaaaatattGGTTTGATGTCAGGTACACGTTCGAATTGTTCTGTAGAGCTGTGCATAAAATGAGGGCTAAACTAAACATGTCCGTACTTGTCCGAGACTGTGTCCGTGCCAGAAGGTGGTGAAGCCCTCCTCCCTGAGAATCCGCCAGGAGAGCCCGATCCATGTCGATCCGTTGTCTTTGGCCTGAAGCTGTGTGCGCACCTTCACGATATCCAGGGGTTGGGTTATAAACCTGAACAGAATatgtttttcacctcagcagctcgagcaagcctactttcgtcactccctggagagTGAGTGTCCAGGGAGTGAagcaaagtagctttttaatttagtgaaggccatgaactgccacttcatacttctattgtaaatggttttttttttctgtattattgtgtgatttgaaatacatttaaacctttaatatgttctcactactgaggtgaaaaattatatgtgtaacacaagagcaaagttattttacatctcgagTTTTTGAGtaccgagaaagcgaaagattgtataattgaatcacgagcgaagcgagtgattctaagttagaatatTGAGCGTAGCGAATaaacgcaagaaaaaccaacttttctctcttgttgcacaaataactatataatgGCAtccaaaaactgaaaaagaagtTAACAAATATAAGAATTTGCTAATATCACTACACCTTGTAAAAGCCCCGCCGCGTCTTGTATATGTATGtacgcgataaactcaaaaacgactgaacggattttcttgcggttttcacttatcaatagagtgattcttgaggaaggtgtGGTGAATCGCCACGCATCCAAACACCTCTTGTCgacaaaaataaattgaatataacatatacttaataaaataattagaaaaaactttgtcaacgtatttttgggcggCCTGTAAGTTTCCGTGCCTGATATTAATTTCCGCGCAATGTTACACATTGTCTGCTTGCCGCGTTATTCACTGCAGGCTCTCAAAACATTTGACCGAACTCCAAATTCTTAAGTCagtagcagaagttgctaagcgggcgaggtgtttaaAATGGCTTTGACACGCtgttattctcttaacaataaagtcgtgtcaagatcattttgaacacctcgcccgcttaacTTCTGCCACAAtatagggcgtccgctagctgccgcgttgcacggagcgggtgagcgggtataacgaaaaatgtgacgttttcaagcaaaggtaccattgtcgcttgccataaagacgctctgacaggtttttcgtataaacatacaagcaattttcttgCTTAAGGTAAGCgacgatgtggtaccttttgattgaaaacgtcacaaatagtatgagcaacgctaactggcgACGCGTGCGACAGATGACTGTTTTTCCGTTAGCCGGCccggcaccggcaccggcaccgACACCGGGACACACAGACTGCAcgaagcgactgttttatactgtatgattttaaatttttaacggtcttttttttataccacgtcggtggcaatcaagcatacggccagcctgatggtaagcagttaccgtagcctatggacgcctgcaacatcggagatattacacgcgcgtttccgaccctttaaaaacctgtacactccttttttgaagaacctcatactgtagcccctcgggaaaacctcggcagggagctcattccacagctgaagcgtacgcgggaggaaattcctcttaaaccgcacagtacgcgaccatttaggtgctagggtgtgaggatgaacaccctgccgatggcgagcggtgcggtgatagaaagcggccgtacCGTAACTGAATGACTAGGTATGTATACCTGGTGGTGATTCCAGACACTACGCCAGCAATAAGCTTCTGGTTAGGTGTGAGTGTTTCGTCCTTCTCATAACCGACAACCATGTCACTCCAACGGCATGGTTGCTCCGTACGCGCATTTTGCCTTTTACTATTACATACTGATAATTTTGCAAATGACagatgttttgtttttagtatgtcaGTAGTGCGTGACAGTAAATAGACATAgtatccatagacatagtatatacaacatagacatagtatatacaagtagttatagacatgaaaccgagcgaccgggggtaagagaaagacatatttatgtattaacagtttcatgtatggcagcataatgctttttctctttcacttataaatttcggtacttCGCCATCgactccttgctatgatgccataacccaaCCATGAAAAAATGTCCGGTCtatgataaagacaaagcatggcactattttctttttcctcttataggagtcgcaataagactatctttctctatcaaagtgtcaggcccttgctctTGCATAATATATTCGACAGAGAGGCAAATACACGAACTAGCGAACGAAGTGGATCGCGTTACGAGTAGtatgttcggaaagagaagagttgtgGAATTTATTGGGCccaatcaagggcctgacactctttgatagagaaagatagtcttattacgattcctataagaggaaagagaaaatagtgccatgctttgtccttatcaccgaccgggtggcatcataggtaggaggcgatggcgaaatctcttcttcctacccttatcccacgttatgtggggtcggcacaacatgtttttctcttccattctcctctatctttcgtcacctcagcactcactcctttctttctcatatcctcttttacacaatccatccatcgctttttgggtctaccatacgctctccgtccatcaacattcatccctaacattcaggcgatggcgaaatatagTGCCATAATAGTGCAACTAAAATCAGATCTTAAATAGGGAATataacgcgaaactctgcgaagggggcgccactaccacaatctgagggtctatcgcgaaacaagaaaatcggaatttcgttatctaacatctctgtcacttacatatttgagcgataaagaggcagatagcgaaatttaggATTctcgttttccggtaggtcctctgttaacaaaccgccttgatgcatcaatgacatattttattatctctgaaaacttgtcaaaaacctgttaatacagtatgtatccgttactctatggtttactgaaaaggctagtgctgcactctgatggcagaacattgcagtaatatcccctattgtttGGTATGGTTTCTCTATAGcacagaggatataataggatagagcggtactgtcatagtaaattttgtaaccacaggaaattcactgccatctatcgacacactaaaactaaaaatgaagatttgtaaaaatacgataaaatgtatttatatatggataaatgtttttttttattggataaattatttttatatgatttttgacccatgatatttcactgatatgcgttaaattgttaaataacaaacgaaaccgtcaacgccatctatccgagagtaggccaaaggtagtggcgccatctgatcgagaaccaaattttcttgattttcgaggcacgttttttccttagactgtatccatctattacggagttatatctatttttgctgTATAGTAATatcaaatgtatatttattactGTTATCTAAACACACCATTCAATAAAAGTCGTTTCACCTAAATTAGTATGAAGAGGTCTTAGTTGTAAGCTAAGAGCGTTTtatagtgagtattatattctttggtttTATACGAGCCgtaagggggccactgactatcagtccgccggacgatatcggcctgtcagttagaacaaaaatttgacagttccgaacaactgacaggccgatatcgtccggggaactgatagtcagtgggcccctttattagagcgttttcacattgtccgatccgatatcggatgtcggaaggaagcaaaatgtaagatatatgtttttctgtatttatttatgcatttaataaatcattattactaaaaaccggccaagtgcgagtcggactcgcgttccaagggttccgtacattacacaatttaaacaatgtattttttatgtgaattgtctttaaaaaacccgtaggggtcggatcaaaaactaagtaattaagtccgactcacgcttgactgcacatttctaatagattttccggtgatctataggtaaaaatctatttagtgtctttttaaaaaaaattgcttagtagtttcggagataaagggggggaatggtaattttttgcctattttcttgaataacttctaaaatatttagcttaaaattataaaaaaaatacatttgagattcccacaatgagctctttcattagatatgtaacacgatgtagtttgacaaactttattttttaattttctcatttacccccccaaaagtggcccccgtgtttaaaattaatttatttacgttacatgaccATCTTTacgtcacaaacttacatatgtgtaccaaatttcaacttaattgctccagtagtttcggagaaaataggctgtgacagacggacagacagacagacagacagacgcaagagtgatcctataagggttccgttttttccttttgaggtccggaaccctaaaaacgataataaacgcaaaaaagccggacttaatgccaatggcactctcctgcagctgtttttgtcatatgCGCACAGTCTTAAATCGCTACGATATATAGTTGCGTGTGTAGCCGGCATAACTCTACAATACAAGTAGTAGCTTATACTTAATTTACTCTTTGGTAGTAGCTCTGAAGATTCTTTGCTCTGAAGCCctatagtatggatggtatagaaaggatgccagtctcttatggcagaattgttgtaaaagtgaccgctttcagctttcaataatagttcctaatctctctggtggcgctagttaggctctgggacatgagtataaagtataacatgaaccaacaaataacccgaccaaattacgtaggttgtttttggtagtatttcggtgtatggtggcgccgcctaattactgttttttgatggacacttttcatacatagacatTTGGCTCCTATATGCAGTCTCCATGAGCCCTATAGTATTTTGATAATAGATGTCAATTCAATACAGTTTTGCGATATTTGGCATTTATAGGTTATAAGGTGGAGATGACATCGATTATCGTATCTGATCGTatccttccagtttgaaaaatactataacttCACAAACACTagaccttagtcaaaatatgtgccTTAACCGATTCACTaacgtcacatgggcgtaatgtgaaaaaattattctctattcattattttttattatatatttttttatactacgtcggtggcaaacaagcatacggcccgcctaatgttaagcagtctccgtagcctatgtacgcctgcaactccagaggagttacatgcgcgttgccgaccctaacactcctctccctcgagctctggcaaccttactcaccggcaggaacacaacactattagtagggtctagtagggtctattatatattcttgtagggacttcaggaagtaccctaagtGTTTTGATGATCAGTGAGtgtgtgagtgagtgagtgagtgagtgagtgagtcagtcagtgacaaaatcgtttttagggttccgtacccaaagggtaaaaacgggaccctattactaagactccgctgtccgtctgtccgtctgtctgtctgtcaccaggctgtatctcatgaaccgtgatagctagacagttaaaattttcacagatgatgtgaaattacgccaattcttgggattagttgccaatgcggaccccaggctcccatgagccgtggcaaaaaatgccgggacaacgcgaggaagatgatgatgatgtatttctgttgccaaatactaaaaagtacggaaccctctgtgcgcgagtcctactcgcacttgaccggttttttttgtagatatgaataaaatctgttataatccaaacccaagttatgagggttctaATAAACGACGAAGCggttcgagaaaaggtaggtagtgcccttgcgcttcgctttgcttgTCTTGGacggggcactgccgtgcccccagattgtTGTCCTAACTCCTAAGAGTGCATACACCAATTTTCATAGCAATTCCACAAAAATCCTGGATAAGGCTAAAAAGATGACGGATTTATGATAATTAACATGGaaagttaaagtaaaaaaaaaccggacaagtgcgagtccgactcgcccaccgagggttccgtactttttagtatttgttgttatagcggcaacagaaatacatcatctgtgaaaatttcaactgtctagctatcacggttgatgagatacagcctggtgtggtgacagacagacggacagacggacagaggactggagtcttagtaatagggtttttaccctttgggtacggaaccctaaaaaacgctaTGATAATTACAAAGCTCtttgtcaaaatattatttcagaGGGGAATCTCCTAATCGCCAAAATTCTGTAACTTGCTAGCGGTGGAGTTAGAATGATAACTGATATTACCGATAACAGAAATAATGAAATTGATGAATCATTATGTCATTTATACTTTGAACTATATACTCGCAAAGCTCGGAAGCTTAACaggtaatattttaaaattaagccCCTTtgcatatatgtacatatatacttaattatacTTGTTTACTTTTCATATAATTGTAATAAGAAATTAGAGCGAGTTCAGTTTTACATACTTACAAAActatatactttttctttgtgtaACAATTTTGTAGCAAAGAATTAATACCTGAACGgacataagtaggtatatgttaCGTGAATAttcataccaaagaggatataaagtatatagcggtactgtcatagtaaattttgtaaccacagtacattcactg
The Cydia strobilella chromosome Z, ilCydStro3.1, whole genome shotgun sequence genome window above contains:
- the LOC134754385 gene encoding mitochondrial thiamine pyrophosphate carrier-like isoform X2 — translated: MVVGYEKDETLTPNQKLIAGVVSGITTRFITQPLDIVKVRTQLQAKDNGSTWIGLSWRILREEGFTTFWHGHSLGQLHSILSVASQFHAYEISTKFVENYASQYTSPQFKKVLLFMCGIFAGCASATLVSPIEVIRVRQMVVKAQYGGVLQGAREVYRRGGILAFYEGLTASLMQMGPQVGITFAVFRFVQPLVVEYLDYMEDAGQTEAEKKAAKTKQLLISSSIAGSTAGFVSKTATYPFDLAKRRLQIASHKPDPKVKTPEMSKNLVKCSSLMSCLLDMVRKDGYTGMYTGWAITICKAQVTSVIIFTTYEMVCYAMRD
- the LOC134754385 gene encoding mitochondrial thiamine pyrophosphate carrier-like isoform X1: MVVGYEKDETLTPNQKLIAGVVSGITTRFITQPLDIVKVRTQLQAKDNGSTWIGLSWRILREEGFTTFWHGHSLGQLHSILSVASQFHAYEISTKFVENYASQYTSPQFKKVLLFMCGIFAGCASATLVSPIEVIRVRQMVVKAQYGGVLQGAREVYRRGGILAFYEGLTASLMQMGPQVGITFAVFRFVQPLVVEYLDYMEDAGQTEAEKKAAKTKQLLISSSIAGSTAGFVSKTATYPFDLAKRRLQIASHKPDPKVKTPEMSKNLVKCSSLMSCLLDMVRKEGVSGLYAGWDVSNYRAQVQSVAAFTTYEMVCYAQREYYNRAI